Proteins from a single region of Platichthys flesus chromosome 16, fPlaFle2.1, whole genome shotgun sequence:
- the LOC133970560 gene encoding myosin-9-like isoform X2: MSDADKFLYVDRNPVTNPLAQADWATKKLVWVPSERLGFEAGSVKEERGDECVVELADSGKKIRVNKDDIQKMNPPKFSKVEDMAELTCLNEASVLHNLKERYYSGLIYTYSGLFCVVINPYKNLPIYSEEIVEMYKGKKRHEMPPHIYAITDTSYRSMMQDREDQSILCTGESGAGKTENTKKVIQYLAHVASSHKTKKDQGELEKQLLQANPILEAFGNGKTVKNDNSSRFGKFIRINFDVNGYIVGANIETYLLEKSRAIRQAKDERTFHIFYYLLTGAGDKLRKELLLENYNNYRFLSNGNVTIPGQQDKDLFTETIEAMKIMSIPEDEQIGMLKVVASVLQLGNMTFKKERHTDQASMPDNTAAQKVSHLMGMNVTDFTRAILSPRIKVGRDYVQKAQTQEQAEFAVEALAKATYERMFRWLVMRLNKALDKTKRQGASFIGILDIAGFEIFELNSFEQLCINYTNEKLQQLFNHTMFILEQEEYQREGIEWSFIDFGLDLQPCIDLIEKPASPPGILALLDEECWFPKATDKSFVEKVVQEQGTHPKFFKPKKLKDEADFSVIHYAGKVDYKAGEWLMKNMDPLNDNVASLLNQSTDKFVSELWRDVDRIVGMDKVSGMSEPGAFKTRKGMFRTVGQLYKEQLSKLMATLRNTNPNFVRCIIPNHEKKAGKLDPHLVLDQLRCNGVLEGIRICRQGFPNRIVFQEFRQRYEILTPNSIPKGFMDGKQACVLMIKSLELDPNLFRIGQSKVFFRAGVLAHLEEERDMKITDIIISFQAWCRGYVARKAFAKRQQQLTAMKVIQRNCAAYLKLRNWQWWRLFTKVKPLLQVSRQEEEMLAKDDELTKAREKHMYVEEQLIEMEQKQHQLSAEKTALQEQLQAETELCAEAEEMRARLAARKQELEEILHDLEARVEEEEERASHLTTEKKKMQQNISDLEQQLDEEEGARQKLQLEKVTLESKMKKIEEEVMILDDQNNKLIKEKKLMEERLSEFTTNLAEEEEKSKSLQKLKTKHEAMITDLEDRLRREEKQRQEVEKNRRKLDGDFTEVQDQISELQAQIAELRAQLAKKEEELQAALARIEEEAAQKNLAQKKIRELEAQLSELQEDLELERQARTKAEKHRRDLGEELEALKTELEDTLDSTAAQQELRSKRETEVTHLKKTLEEEARVHEQQLGEMRQKHSQAFDELNEQLEQAKRNKVSMEKAKQAMESERNELVIEMQTLMQGKGDSEHRRKKAESQVQELLLKHSESERQRLELAEKLSKVQAEYENVNCMLSEVEGKSIKATKDCSAVESQLQDIQEILAEETRQKLSHSTRMRQLEDEQNSLREQLEEEEAAKKTVEKQLMTVQAQLAEMKKRVEQDAGCLETAEEGKKRMQRDLEAMSQRLEEKCAAFDKMDKTKTRVQQELDDLLVDQDHLRQIVSNLEKKQKKFDQMLAEEKNISARFAEERDRAEAEAREKETRALALTRELDSLMDTKEELDRNNKLLRAEMEDLVSSKDDVGKSVHELEKAKRTMDQQLEEMRTQLEELEDELQATEDAKLRLEVNMQAMKAQYERDLAGRDEMGEEKKRSLVKQVREMEMELEDERKQRSAAVASRKKLELDMKELEGGIDMANKNRDEALKQLKKLQAQMKDLVRELEDTRMSREEILAQSKETEKKLKGMEADMIQMQEELASAERVKRQAQQERDELQDEINNQATKNAQVAEERRRLEARIAQLEEELEEEQCNTELTNDRLKKAMLQTDQMSVELTAERSSAQRVEGARSQLERQNKELKLKLQELEGTVKSKYKANMAALEAKIAALEEQLDMETRERQGATKLVRRTEKKLKEVILQVDDERRNTEQHKDQVDKLNSRMKQLKRQLEEAEEEAQRANANRRKLQRELEDASESADVMNREVTTLRSKLRRGDLPFTVRRTVTRAGLESDEESETKTETPEPKPE, from the exons ATGTCGGACGCTGACAAGTTCCTGTACGTGGACCGCAATCCGGTCACCAACCCGCTGGCGCAGGCCGACTGGGCCACCAAGAAGCTGGTATGGGTGCCCTCCGAGCGCCTGGGCTTCGAGGCCGGCTCCGTGAAGGAGGAGCGCGGCGACGAGTGCGTGGTGGAGCTGGCCGACTCTGGCAAGAAGATCAGGGTGAACAAGGACGACATCCAGAAGATGAACCCGCCCAAGTTCAGCAAGGTGGAGGACATGGCGGAGCTCACCTGCCTGAACGAGGCGTCGGTGCTGCACAACCTGAAGGAGAGATACTACTCTGGTCTCATATAC ACATACTCCGGTCTCTTCTGTGTCGTCATCAATCCCTACAAGAACCTGCCCATCTACTCGGAGGAGATCGTGGAAATGTACAAGGGCAAGAAGAGGCACGAGATGCCTCCTCACATCTACGCCATCACTGACACGTCTTACAGAAGCATGATGCAGG atcgTGAAGACCAGTCGATTCTCTGCAC CGGAGAGTCTGGAGCTGGAAAGACGGAGAACACCAAGAAGGTCATCCAGTATCTGGCTCACGTGGCCTCCTCCCATAAGACAAAGAAAGATCAG ggggagctggagaaacagctgctgcaggccaACCCCATTCTCGAAGCCTTCGGAAATGGCAAGACTGTCAAAAATGACAACTCCTCCAGATTT GGAAAATTCATCAGAATCAACTTCGACGTCAACGGCTACATCGTCGGGGCCAATATTGAAACTT ACCTGTTGGAGAAGTCCCGCGCCATTCGCCAGGCCAAGGACGAGAGGACCTTCCACATCTTCTACTACCTGCTCACGGGAGCTGGAGACAAACTGCGCA AGGAACTCCTCCTGGAAAATTACAACAACTACCGCTTCCTGTCCAACGGGAACGTGACCATTCCCGGGCAGCAGGACAAGGATCTGTTCACAGAGACCATCGAGGCCATGAAGATCATGAGCATCCCGGAGGACGAGCAGATAG GAATGCTGAAGGTGGTGGCCTCGGTGCTGCAGCTGGGCAACATGACCTTCAAGAAGGAGCGACACACAGACCAGGCCTCCATGCCCGACAACACAG CTGCTCAGAAGGTTTCCCACCTCATGGGCATGAACGTCACAGACTTCACCCGAGCCATCCTGTCGCCCCGGATCAAGGTGGGCAGAGACTACGTCCAGAAGGCCCAGACCCAGGAGCAAGCAGAGTTCGCCGTGGAGGCTCTGGCCAAGGCCACGTATGAGAGGATGTTCCGCTGGCTCGTCATGAGGCTCAACAAAGCGCTGGACAAGACCAAGAGACAGGGAGCCTCTTTCATCGGGATCCTGGACATCGCCGGCTTTGAGATCTTTGAG CTGAACTCGTTCGAGCAGCTCTGCATCAACTACACCaacgagaagctgcagcagctcttcaaccACACCATGTTCAtcctggagcaggaggagtacCAGAGGGAGGGCATCGAGTGGAGCTTCATCGACTTCGGCCTCGACCTGCAGCCCTGCATCGACCTCATTGAAAAACCA GCCAGCCCCCCTGGTATTCTGGCTCTGCTGGATGAGGAGTGCTGGTTCCCCAAGGCCACCGACAAGAGCTTTGTGGAGAAGGTCGTGCAGGAGCAGGGCACTCACCCCAAGTTCTTCAAACCCAAGAAACTGAAGGACGAGGCCGACTTCAGTGTCATCCATTACGCCGGCAAG GTGGACTACAAAGCAGGAGAATGGCTGATGAAGAACATGGACCCCTTGAATGACAACGTGGCCTCGCTGCTCAACCAGTCCACTGACAAGTTTGTCTCTGAGCTGTGGAGAGACG TGGACCGCATCGTGGGCATGGATAAAGTGTCTGGCATGTCCGAGCCCGGTGCCTTCAAGACCCGTAAGGGCATGTTCCGCACCGTGGGCCAGCTGTACAAGGAGCAGCTGTCCAAGCTCATGGCCACTCTGAGGAACACCAACCCCAACTTTGTCCGCTGCATCATCCCCAACCACGAGAAGAAG GCTGGTAAACTGGACCCTCACCTGGTTCTGGACCAGCTCAGATGTAACGGTGTCCTTGAGGGAATCCGTATCTGCAGACAGGGCTTCCCCAACCGCATCGTCTTCCAGGAGTTCAGACAGAG GTATGAAATCCTCACTCCCAACTCCATCCCCAAGGGCTTCATGGATGGAAAGCAGGCCTGTGTGCTCATG ATTAAAAGCCTGGAGCTGGATCCCAACCTGTTCCGCATCGGCCAGAGCAAAGTCTTCTTCAGAGCCGGAGTCCTCgctcacctggaggaggagagagacatgaAGATCACAGATATCATCATCAGCTTCCAGGCCTGGTGCCGAGGATACGTGGCCCGAAA GGCCTTTGCCAAGAGGCAGCAGCAACTGACTGCAATGAAGGTGATCCAAAGAAACTGTGCCGCTTATCTCAAACTCAGGAACTGGCAGTGGTGGAGACTCTTCACCAAG GTGAAGCCTCTGCTGCAGGTCagcaggcaggaggaggagatgctggcCAAGGATGACGAGCTGACTAAAGCTAGGGAAAAACATATGTATGTTGAGGAGCAGCTTATTGAGATGGAGCAGAAACAACACCAG CTGAGTGCTGAGAAGACGGCCCTGCAGGAGCAGCTTCAAGCTGAAACGGAGCTCTGTGCCGAGGCTGAGGAGATGAGAGCCCGTCTGGCTGCCAggaagcaggagctggaggagatccTCCATGACCTGGAGGCccgagtggaggaggaggaggagcgagctTCTCATCTgacaacagagaaaaagaagatgcaGCAGAATATCTCA gacctggagcagcagctggatgaggaggagggggccaGACAGAAGCTCCAACTGGAGAAGGTCACCTTGGAGTCAAAGATGAAAAAGATAGAGGAGGAGGTTATGATTCTAGACGACCAGAACAACAAACTCATCAAG GAGAAGAAGTTGATGGAGGAGAGACTCTCTGAATTCACCACCAAtctggctgaggaggaggagaaatccaAGAGTCTGCAGAAACTCAAGACCAAACACGAGGCCATGATTACAGACCTGGAGG accgCCTGCGCAGAGAAGAGAAGCAGCGTCAGGAAGTGGAGAAGAACCGACGCAAGCTGGACGGTGACTTCACTGAGGTTCAAGACCAGATCTCCGAGCTGCAGGCCCAGATTGCTGAGCTTCGTGCACAACTGGccaagaaggaggaggagctccaggCTGCTCTGGCCAG GATTGAGGAGGAGGCGGCGCAGAAGAACCTGGCCCAGAAGAAGATTCGCGAGTTGGAGGCCCAGCTCTCTGAACTGCAGGAGGATTTGGAGCTGGAGAGGCAGGCCCGCACCAAGGCAGAGAAACACCGCCGTGACCTGGGAGAGGAGCTCGAGGCCCTCAAGACCGAGCTGGAGGACACTCTGGACTCCACCGCAGCCCAGCAGGAACTGAG GTCCAAACGTGAAACAGAGGTCACACATCTTAAAAAGACTCTGGAGGAAGAGGCCAGAGTGCACGAGCAGCAGCTGGGTGagatgagacagaaacacagtcaGGCCTTCGATGAGCTCAATGAGCAGCTGGAGCAGGCAAAGAGG AACAAAGTGTCAATGGAGAAGGCCAAGCAGGCGATGGAGTCGGAGAGGAATGAGCTGGTGATCGAGATGCAGACGCTGATGCAGGGTAAAGGAGATTCCGAGCATCGCAGGAAGAAGGCGGAGTCCCAGGTCCAGGAGCTGCTACTCAAACACTCAGAGAGCGAGCGGCAGAGGCTGGAGCTGGCTGAGAAGCTGTCCAAAGTGCAG GCTGAGTACGAAAATGTAAACTGCATGTTGAGCGAGGTGGAGGGCAAATCCATCAAAGCAACCAAAGACTGCTCGGCTGTGGAGTCTCAGCTGCAGGACATCCAG GAAATACTCGCGGAAGAAACCCGCCAGAAGCTGTCCCATAGCACACGCATGCGCCAGCTGGAGGACGAACAGAACAGCCTGAGAGAAcaactggaggaggaagaggccgCCAAGAAGACTGTGGAGAAGCAGCTGATGACTGTTCAGGCCCAG CTTGCTGAAATGAAGAAGCGGGTGGAGCAGGACGCAGGGTGTCTGGAGACGGCtgaggagggaaagaagaggATGCAAAGGGACTTGGAAGCAATGAGCCAGCGTCTGGAGGAGAAATGTGCTGCCTTCGATAAGATGGACAAAACCAAGACGCGTGTCCAGCAGGAGCTGGACGACCTGCTTGTGGACCAAGACCACCTCCGACAGATCGTCTCCAAcctggagaagaagcagaagaagtttGACCAG ATGCtggcagaggagaagaacatcTCCGCCCGCTTCGCAGAGGAGCGTGACCGAGCTGAGGCTGAGGCCCGTGAGAAGGAGACCCGGGCGCTGGCATTAACTCGTGAGCTGGATTCTCTGATGGACACAAAGGAAGAACTGGACCGCAACAACAAACTGCTGCGTGCTGAAATGGAGGACCTGGTATCTTCTAAGGATGACGTTGGCAAGAGT GTCCACGAACTGGAGAAAGCCAAACGTACCATggaccagcagctggaggagatgaggactcagctggaggagctggaggacgagcTGCAGGCCACGGAGGACGCCAAGCTGCGTCTGGAGGTCAACATGCAGGCCATGAAGGCCCAGTACGAGAGGGACCTGGCAGGACGAGACGAGATGggcgaggagaagaagagatctCTGGTCAAACAG GTGcgggagatggagatggagctggaggacgagAGGAAGCAGCGCTCTGCAGCCGTGGCTTCACGCAAGAAGCTGGAGCTGGACATGAAGGAGCTTGAAGGAGGAATCGACATGGCCAACAAGAACCGGGACGAAGccctgaagcagctgaagaaaCTCCAA GCCCAGATGAAGGATCTTGTCCGAGAACTGGAGGACACTCGCATGTCCCGGGAGGAGATCCTCGCCCAGAGCAAGGAGActgagaagaagctgaagggCATGGAGGCCGACATGATCCAGATGCAGGAG GAGTTGGCCTCAGCAGAGCGAGTGAAGAGACAGGCCCAGCAGGAGAGGGACGAGCTGCAGGACGAGATCAACAACCAGGCCACCAAGAA TGCTCAGgttgcagaggagaggaggcggcTGGAGGCTCGTATcgctcagctggaggaggagctggaggaggagcagtgcaACACCGAGCTGACCAACGACCGGCTGAAGAAAGCAATGCTGCAG ACTGACCAGATGAGCGTGGAGCTGACCGCAGAGCGCAGCAGCGCTCAGCGAGTGGAGGGCGCTCGCTCTCAGCTGGAGCGTCAGAACAAGGAGCTGAAActgaagctgcaggagctggagggaaCCGTCAAGTCCAAGTACAAGGCCAACATGGCCGCCCTGGAAGCCAAGATCGCagctctggaggagcagctggacatGGAGACCAG GGAGAGACAGGGTGCCACCAAACTTGTGAGACGCACAGAGAAGAAACTGAAGGAGGTCATCCTGCAGGTGGACGACGAGAGACgcaacacagagcagcacaaagACCAG GTGGACAAGTTGAACTCCCGCATGAAGCAGCTGAAGCGccagctggaggaggctgaggaggaggcgCAGAGAGCCAACGCCAACCGGAGGAAACTGCAGCGGGAGCTGGAGGACGCCTCGGAGTCGGCCGACGTCATGAACCGTGAAGTCACCACCCTCAGGAGCAAGCTCAG GCGTGGCGACCTGCCCTTCACCGTGCGCCGCACCGTGACCCGTGCCGGCCTCGAGAGCGACGAGGAGAGCGAGACCAAGACCGAGACGCCCGAGCCCAAGCCCGAATGA